From one Variovorax sp. PBL-H6 genomic stretch:
- a CDS encoding hydroxymethylglutaryl-CoA lyase codes for MPESNPRLPSVAVIREVGLRDGLQSIATILSTERKREWIRAAHAAGQREIEVGSFVPARLLPQLADTAELVSFAKTLPGLFVSVLVPNLRGAESAIASGADLMIVPLSASHAHSVANLRKTPDEVVAEVARIRAARDAAGAKTLIEGGVGTAFGCTLQGEVDPGEVLRLMQALLDAGADRVSLADTVGYADPAMVRRLFEQALKIAGERFWCGHFHDTRGLGLANVYAALELGVSRFDACLAGIGGCPHAPGASGNVATEDLAYMLGSMGIATGVDIGPLLALRARVAGWLHGETLHGTLWRAGLPKTFTPEALAA; via the coding sequence ATGCCCGAATCGAATCCGCGCCTGCCGAGCGTCGCCGTCATCCGCGAAGTCGGCCTGCGCGATGGTCTCCAGAGCATCGCCACCATCCTGTCGACCGAGCGCAAGCGCGAGTGGATTCGCGCGGCCCATGCCGCCGGCCAACGGGAGATCGAGGTCGGCTCCTTCGTGCCGGCGCGCCTGCTGCCGCAGCTGGCCGACACAGCCGAGCTGGTGAGCTTTGCCAAGACACTGCCCGGGCTGTTCGTTTCGGTGCTGGTGCCGAACCTGCGCGGCGCCGAGAGTGCGATTGCGAGCGGCGCCGACCTGATGATCGTGCCGCTGTCGGCCAGTCACGCGCACAGCGTGGCCAACCTGCGCAAGACACCCGACGAAGTGGTGGCGGAAGTCGCCCGCATCCGCGCGGCACGTGACGCGGCCGGCGCGAAGACGCTGATCGAAGGCGGCGTGGGCACCGCTTTCGGGTGCACGCTGCAGGGCGAGGTCGATCCAGGCGAGGTGCTGCGTCTGATGCAGGCCCTCCTCGACGCCGGCGCCGACCGGGTGAGCCTGGCCGACACGGTGGGCTACGCCGACCCGGCGATGGTGCGCAGGCTCTTCGAGCAGGCGCTGAAGATCGCAGGCGAGCGCTTCTGGTGCGGCCACTTTCACGATACGCGCGGCCTGGGCCTGGCCAATGTCTACGCCGCGCTGGAGCTGGGCGTGAGCCGCTTCGACGCTTGCCTTGCCGGCATCGGCGGCTGTCCGCATGCGCCCGGCGCGAGCGGCAACGTGGCCACCGAGGACCTCGCGTACATGCTGGGCAGCATGGGCATCGCGACGGGGGTGGACATCGGGCCGCTGCTCGCGCTGCGTGCGCGCGTGGCCGGTTGGCTCCACGGGGAGACACTGCACGGCACGCTCTGGCGCGCCGGCCTGCCCAAGACCTTCACGCCCGAAGCCCTGGCGGCCTGA
- a CDS encoding LysR family transcriptional regulator, with protein sequence MRDLDLTSLRLFVAVCETRNIARAGEQHHIVASAISKRLAQLESVVGATLFERRRRGVTPTAAGEILLEHARAMLASADRVARDMADYGRGVKGQVRVLASVSSIAEFLPDDIADFLQAPAHRDIRVDIEEALSRDLVRALREGSAPVGVCWDAADLEGLQAWPYRRDRLALVAHPSHPISRRRRCSFEETLEFDHVGLPASTAVHTMLARAAAIIGRPLSYRAVVSTFDAALRCVRAGLGIAVVPREVVDPVVQSLGLRVVPLSDPWAERRFAICFRSEANLSPAAKLLVAHLRERAAAS encoded by the coding sequence ATGCGAGACCTGGACCTCACGAGCCTGCGCCTTTTCGTGGCGGTCTGCGAGACCCGCAACATCGCGCGAGCGGGCGAACAGCACCACATCGTCGCCTCCGCCATCAGCAAGCGGCTGGCCCAGCTCGAAAGCGTGGTCGGTGCCACGCTGTTCGAGCGCCGCCGTCGCGGCGTCACGCCCACGGCGGCCGGCGAGATCCTGTTGGAGCACGCGCGCGCCATGCTGGCCAGTGCCGACCGCGTGGCCCGCGACATGGCGGATTACGGACGTGGCGTGAAGGGCCAGGTGCGGGTGCTGGCCAGCGTGTCCTCCATCGCCGAATTCCTGCCCGACGACATCGCGGATTTCCTGCAGGCGCCGGCGCACCGTGACATTCGCGTCGACATCGAGGAGGCGTTGAGCCGCGACCTGGTGCGCGCGTTGCGCGAAGGCTCGGCGCCGGTCGGCGTGTGCTGGGACGCGGCAGACCTGGAAGGCCTGCAGGCCTGGCCCTACCGACGCGACCGGCTGGCGCTGGTTGCTCATCCCTCGCACCCGATCTCGCGGCGGCGGCGCTGCAGCTTCGAGGAGACGCTGGAGTTCGACCACGTGGGCCTGCCAGCCTCCACTGCGGTCCACACGATGTTGGCCCGCGCCGCCGCCATCATCGGGCGTCCGCTCAGCTACCGCGCGGTGGTGTCGACCTTCGATGCAGCGCTGCGCTGCGTGCGTGCCGGCCTGGGCATCGCCGTGGTGCCGCGCGAGGTGGTCGACCCGGTGGTGCAGAGCTTGGGACTGCGCGTGGTGCCGCTGTCCGACCCGTGGGCCGAGCGACGCTTTGCGATCTGTTTTCGCAGCGAAGCCAATCTCTCGCCGGCCGCCAAGCTGCTGGTGGCGCACTTGCGCGAGCGCGCCGCAGCGAGCTGA
- a CDS encoding branched-chain amino acid ABC transporter substrate-binding protein, with the protein MRLVGIGFSALALVGLIACSKIPDTVKIGVAQPLSGPLAALGKDMLQGVELAVKEINASGVVVDGKTVHFQIVAVDDQSSPGVGAQVASHLVDEGVVAVIGHLNSGVSIQAAPIYAARNIPQLAISTQPKYTQLGFPTTLRLVASDTIQGRAMGAYAATTLSESAGACAVVDDSTSYGKALADLAEKSLSGHGRTVALRRSFDDKTTEFGSLVKELKTRSVETIVTTLADFQVVALIEQLAAAELTNIKIVGGDTLKTNKLLARKLPLEVFATSPVLEPREFYRGAKFVEAFSAAYGHPPVYGSHYAYDAMYLLSNAVHRANSVDGKVLTTKLRELDFMAPVTNVMKFGPDGEQLYGSVGVYRPRGGRWEPLMSSDRW; encoded by the coding sequence ATGAGACTCGTCGGTATCGGCTTTTCAGCACTCGCGCTCGTCGGGCTCATTGCCTGTTCCAAGATTCCCGACACGGTAAAGATCGGCGTCGCCCAGCCCTTGTCGGGCCCACTGGCCGCATTGGGCAAGGACATGCTCCAGGGCGTCGAGCTGGCGGTGAAGGAGATCAACGCCAGCGGCGTCGTGGTGGACGGAAAGACCGTGCACTTCCAGATCGTTGCCGTCGACGATCAATCGAGCCCAGGCGTCGGCGCGCAGGTTGCCAGCCATCTCGTCGACGAGGGCGTCGTTGCCGTCATCGGCCATCTCAATTCCGGTGTGAGCATTCAGGCTGCGCCCATCTACGCCGCAAGGAACATCCCCCAGCTCGCGATCTCCACCCAGCCCAAGTACACGCAGCTCGGCTTCCCGACCACGCTGCGGCTGGTGGCCAGCGACACGATCCAGGGGCGCGCAATGGGCGCGTATGCAGCAACCACGCTGAGCGAAAGCGCAGGTGCCTGTGCGGTCGTCGACGACAGCACGTCGTATGGCAAGGCGCTGGCCGACCTTGCGGAAAAATCGCTCAGCGGCCATGGCCGAACCGTCGCCTTGCGCCGATCCTTCGATGACAAGACGACCGAATTCGGTTCGCTGGTCAAGGAGTTGAAGACCCGTTCGGTCGAGACCATCGTCACCACCCTTGCGGACTTCCAAGTCGTCGCATTGATCGAACAGCTGGCAGCCGCCGAGCTGACCAACATCAAGATCGTTGGCGGCGATACGCTCAAGACGAACAAGCTGCTCGCACGAAAGCTCCCGCTCGAAGTCTTCGCCACATCGCCCGTGCTGGAGCCGCGGGAGTTCTACCGCGGCGCAAAGTTCGTCGAGGCCTTCAGCGCTGCGTACGGCCACCCGCCGGTGTATGGGTCGCACTATGCCTACGACGCGATGTACCTGCTGTCCAACGCGGTGCACCGAGCCAACTCGGTGGATGGCAAGGTGCTGACGACCAAGCTTCGCGAGCTCGACTTCATGGCCCCGGTCACCAACGTGATGAAGTTCGGGCCCGACGGCGAGCAGCTGTACGGCAGTGTCGGCGTCTATCGACCGCGCGGGGGCCGCTGGGAACCGTTGATGAGCTCAGATCGCTGGTAA
- a CDS encoding SRPBCC family protein — MASIRRETQVAASAAQVWEAVRDIGAIHHRLVPGFVTDCKLEGDARIVTFGNGVVAREVIVDLDDTARRLVWSASGGRLSHHNASLQIFDEGGGQSRLVWIADLLPREMAGPIAGMIDEGMRVMKKTLEAQETAR; from the coding sequence ATGGCAAGCATTCGGCGTGAAACGCAGGTGGCCGCGAGCGCCGCGCAGGTCTGGGAGGCGGTGCGCGACATCGGCGCCATCCACCACCGGCTGGTGCCCGGCTTCGTGACCGACTGCAAGCTGGAGGGCGATGCGCGCATCGTCACCTTCGGCAACGGCGTGGTAGCGCGGGAGGTGATCGTCGACCTGGACGATACCGCGCGGCGCCTGGTCTGGTCGGCCAGCGGCGGCCGGCTCAGCCATCACAACGCATCGCTGCAGATCTTCGACGAGGGCGGTGGGCAAAGCCGGCTGGTCTGGATAGCCGATTTGCTGCCGCGCGAGATGGCGGGGCCCATCGCCGGCATGATCGATGAGGGGATGCGCGTCATGAAAAAAACCCTGGAGGCGCAGGAGACCGCTCGCTAG
- a CDS encoding ABC transporter ATP-binding protein, translated as MSELLRIDKLSAGYGEAVVLHDISLGLGEGQTLALLGRNGTGKTTLINTLAGATRQHGGSITLSGSALHKLSPHQRAAAGIGWVPQERNIFKSLTVHENLTAVERPGRWNPQRVYEMFPRLAERKRNLGTQLSGGEQQMLAVGRALVVNPRLLLLDEPLEGLAPIIVEELLRAIRRITQDEGLAAIIVEQHPQAILAISDQAVVLDHGTVVHADRAATLRDQPEVLERLLGVSR; from the coding sequence ATGTCTGAGCTGTTGCGCATCGACAAGCTGAGTGCCGGCTACGGAGAGGCCGTGGTGCTGCACGACATATCGCTCGGCCTCGGCGAGGGCCAGACGCTGGCACTGCTGGGCCGCAACGGCACGGGCAAGACCACGCTGATCAACACGCTGGCGGGCGCGACGCGCCAGCACGGCGGCAGTATCACGCTGTCGGGTTCGGCGCTGCACAAGCTCTCGCCGCACCAGCGCGCGGCGGCCGGCATCGGCTGGGTGCCGCAGGAGCGCAACATCTTCAAGTCGCTCACGGTGCACGAGAACCTGACGGCAGTGGAGCGGCCCGGCCGATGGAACCCGCAACGCGTCTATGAGATGTTCCCGCGCCTGGCCGAGCGGAAGCGCAACCTGGGCACGCAACTGTCCGGCGGCGAGCAGCAGATGCTGGCCGTGGGACGTGCGCTGGTGGTGAATCCGCGCCTGCTGCTGCTCGACGAGCCGCTCGAGGGGCTGGCGCCGATCATCGTGGAGGAACTGCTGCGCGCAATTCGCCGCATCACGCAGGACGAAGGCCTCGCGGCCATCATCGTCGAGCAGCATCCGCAGGCCATCCTCGCCATTTCCGACCAAGCGGTGGTGCTGGACCATGGCACGGTGGTGCATGCCGATCGCGCCGCGACCTTGCGTGACCAGCCCGAGGTGCTGGAGCGCTTGCTGGGCGTCTCGCGCTGA
- a CDS encoding ABC transporter ATP-binding protein encodes MSDNIVLSATGLVMRFGGITATDNVTLNLKRGARHALIGPNGAGKTTLVNLLTGVLTPTAGRIVLEGEDITRLAPHARVTRGMVRTFQINQLFDSMTPLETLALVVSQRSGLGAQWWRPLGAAAQVSERAEQLLEQFRLTDVARQATRELAYGKRRLLEIAIALACEPRVLLLDEPVAGVPAGEREELLQTVSALPADVSVLLIEHDMDLVFSFADRMTVLVNGALLTEGDPDTIANDPKVKEVYLGQGAVHV; translated from the coding sequence ATGAGCGACAACATCGTGCTCTCCGCCACCGGGCTGGTGATGCGCTTCGGCGGCATCACGGCCACGGACAATGTGACGCTGAACCTGAAGCGAGGTGCGCGCCACGCGCTGATCGGCCCCAACGGTGCCGGCAAGACCACGCTGGTCAACCTGCTGACGGGCGTGCTCACGCCGACTGCCGGACGCATCGTCCTGGAGGGCGAGGACATCACGCGCCTGGCACCGCATGCCCGCGTGACGCGTGGCATGGTGCGCACCTTCCAGATCAATCAGCTCTTCGACTCGATGACGCCGCTGGAAACCTTGGCATTGGTCGTGTCGCAGCGCTCGGGCCTCGGCGCGCAGTGGTGGCGCCCGCTGGGCGCCGCAGCGCAGGTCTCGGAACGGGCCGAGCAGCTGCTGGAGCAGTTCCGTCTCACCGACGTCGCGCGCCAGGCGACGCGGGAGCTGGCCTATGGCAAGCGCCGCCTGCTCGAGATCGCGATCGCGCTGGCCTGCGAGCCGCGCGTGCTGCTGCTGGATGAGCCGGTCGCCGGCGTGCCGGCGGGCGAGCGCGAGGAACTGCTGCAAACGGTGTCCGCGTTGCCGGCCGATGTCTCGGTGCTGCTCATCGAGCACGACATGGACCTGGTGTTCAGCTTCGCCGACCGCATGACGGTGCTGGTCAACGGGGCCTTGCTCACGGAAGGCGACCCGGACACGATTGCCAACGATCCGAAGGTCAAGGAGGTCTATCTGGGGCAGGGGGCCGTGCATGTCTGA
- a CDS encoding branched-chain amino acid ABC transporter permease: protein MDSRDALLARTRWRPWEFVFWAVVFVLPALLPSKALMINEIAIIALFALSLDLILGYTGIVSLGHAAFFGFGAYTAALFAKHVMPDPTVGLVVAIVASAAVGALASVTILRGSDLTRLMVTLGTALLLLELANKLDWLTGGADGLQGVVMGPVLGLFDFDLYGRTAAWYSLAVLLLLFIVMRRLVQSSFGATLKAIRDNRLRAMAIGIPVVSRIAVIYTVAAGVAGAAGALLAQTSGFASLDVLAFDRSADVLLMLVIGGVGWLYGGIAGAIVFKLLQDALSTVTPQYWMFWVGLILVLLVLVGRDRLLKPWTWFGRRAGAAR, encoded by the coding sequence ATGGATTCACGCGACGCGCTGCTCGCCAGGACGCGCTGGCGGCCATGGGAGTTCGTCTTCTGGGCGGTTGTCTTCGTGCTGCCGGCGCTGCTGCCCTCGAAGGCGCTGATGATCAACGAGATCGCGATCATTGCGCTGTTCGCGCTGTCGCTCGACTTGATCCTCGGCTACACAGGCATCGTCTCGCTGGGCCATGCGGCTTTCTTCGGCTTCGGCGCCTACACGGCCGCGCTCTTCGCCAAGCACGTGATGCCCGACCCGACCGTGGGCCTGGTGGTTGCCATCGTCGCGTCTGCCGCGGTTGGCGCCTTGGCCAGCGTCACCATCCTGCGCGGCAGCGACCTCACGCGGCTGATGGTCACGCTGGGCACCGCGCTGCTGCTGCTCGAATTGGCGAACAAGCTGGACTGGCTCACCGGCGGCGCCGACGGGCTGCAGGGCGTGGTGATGGGGCCGGTGCTGGGCCTGTTCGACTTCGACCTCTATGGCCGCACGGCAGCGTGGTACTCGCTGGCCGTGCTGCTGCTGCTGTTCATCGTGATGCGGCGCCTGGTGCAGTCCTCCTTCGGCGCCACGCTCAAGGCAATCCGTGACAACCGGCTGCGTGCGATGGCGATCGGCATTCCGGTGGTCTCGCGCATCGCGGTGATCTACACGGTCGCGGCAGGAGTGGCCGGCGCGGCGGGCGCGCTGCTCGCGCAAACGAGCGGCTTCGCCTCGCTCGACGTGCTGGCCTTCGACCGCTCGGCCGACGTGCTGCTGATGCTGGTGATCGGCGGCGTGGGCTGGCTCTACGGCGGCATCGCAGGGGCCATCGTCTTCAAGCTGCTGCAAGACGCGTTGTCGACGGTCACGCCGCAGTACTGGATGTTCTGGGTCGGATTGATCCTCGTGCTGCTGGTGCTGGTCGGGCGCGACCGGCTGCTCAAGCCCTGGACGTGGTTCGGCAGGCGAGCGGGTGCGGCGCGATGA